CGCCAACCTTCTTTTTCTAGTGCTGCACAAGTGTTTCTGACGGCAGGATGTTCAAATTGGGAGGTAATTATATGATTGCCTTTACCTTGGTAATTACTAGTAATTCCTCTAATTGCTAAGTTGTCGGCTTCCGTTCCACCGCTAAGAAAAATAATCTCGTTAGCTTGTGCGCCAATTAAATCGGCTACTTGCTGGCGGGCATTATCCATTGCAGCTTTAGCTTGTTGTCCAAACCTATGAATTGATGAAGCATTGCCAAATTGCTCACTAAAATAAGGTAACATAGCTTCTAAAACTTCTGCTGCAAGTTTAGTTGAAGCACTATTATCTAGGTAAACACGAGAAGTTAAAGTATTTTCTGTCATAAAGCTAAGCTAGTAGAGCAAAAAAATTTTGTCAATCATTAAAAGATAAACTAACTTATAATATCCTATTTTCTAAAATTTTTAATGAAGGGTCAAATATGGAGCAAATAAAAATACAACAAAGTAGTCCTTTTTCTGATCAACGTCCTGGAACTTCTGGACTACGTAAGAAAACAAAAGTTTTTATGCAGCCTAATTATTTAGAAAACTTTGTTCAAGCTGTTTTTAATGCTGTAAAAGAAAAGTTTAATATAGATTTTAGCCAAGAAACTTTAGTAGTAGGTGGAGATGGTCGCTATTATAACCGTAATGCAATACAAATAATTTTGCGTTTAGCCGTTGCCAATGGGTTTAAGCAAATAATGATTGGAAGGGGGGGAATACTTTCTACACCAGCAATGTCGGCTGTAATTCGTCGCCAGCAAGCTTTAGGCGGACTAGTGCTTTCAGCTAGCCATAATCCGGGCGGAATAGATGCTGATTTTGGAATTAAATACAACATCCGAAACGGTGGCCCAGCCCCAGAAAGCGTTACAGAAAGCATTTATCAACATAGCTTAAAAATTACTAGCTACCAAACCATTGACCATCCAGAAATAAATCTAGATGAGCTTTCTAGCTTTAATATAGCTAATAGCCAAATAACTATTTTTGATCCTCTAATAGACTATAGCGCGGTAATGGAAGAGCTTTTTGATTTTGAAGCTTTAAGAAAACTTTTTTCTAGTGGTTTTACAATGCGATTTGATGCAATGCACGCTGTTACAGGGCCTTATGCCCACCATATTTTAGAAAAGCTTTTAGGCGCACCTTTGGGAACTGTAGTAAATGCAACTCCTAAAGAAGATTTTGGACAAGGACATCCCGACCCTAATTTGGTTTATGCTGCTGAACTTGTAAAACATTTATTTGATGAAAAGGCTCCTGATTTTGGGGCTGCTAGCGATGGCGATGGGGATCGCAACTTAATTTTAGGACGTAACTTTTTTGTCACC
The sequence above is drawn from the Blastocatellia bacterium genome and encodes:
- a CDS encoding alpha-D-glucose phosphate-specific phosphoglucomutase, translating into MEQIKIQQSSPFSDQRPGTSGLRKKTKVFMQPNYLENFVQAVFNAVKEKFNIDFSQETLVVGGDGRYYNRNAIQIILRLAVANGFKQIMIGRGGILSTPAMSAVIRRQQALGGLVLSASHNPGGIDADFGIKYNIRNGGPAPESVTESIYQHSLKITSYQTIDHPEINLDELSSFNIANSQITIFDPLIDYSAVMEELFDFEALRKLFSSGFTMRFDAMHAVTGPYAHHILEKLLGAPLGTVVNATPKEDFGQGHPDPNLVYAAELVKHLFDEKAPDFGAASDGDGDRNLILGRNFFVTPGDSLAIIAEYAQKAIPGYRQGLRGIARSMPTSTAADRVAKDLGVECYETPTGWKFFGNLMDADKCTICGEESFGTGSNHVREKDGLWAVLCWLSILAYTNKSVVEVVKEHWQKFGRSYYQRHDYEGLDLTNANKMISSLREKLASLVGNNLADTTISQTDDFSYTDPVDASISNRQGIRLLLADGSRIIFRLSGTGTEGATLRIYVERYLQDGGQSDIKEVLEALINEAKQILQLKEFCNVDEPTVIT